In Pelmatolapia mariae isolate MD_Pm_ZW linkage group LG13, Pm_UMD_F_2, whole genome shotgun sequence, a genomic segment contains:
- the mrpl2 gene encoding 39S ribosomal protein L2, mitochondrial yields MALSCLTRALRSLTLSQPALVSSQAAAWSKLGVQVPSSAVIQCRGFLTTASLEQNRVRWKQREKYTIRPIGMKKTGGRDHTGRIRTHGIGGGHKQRYRWVDFHRLRYEANKEGHPFEEKVIEVRYDPCRSADIALVAGGERKRWIIATENMQAGDIIKTSGVIGRMAVSANEGDAYPLGALPVGTLVNNLEVQPGKGSEYIRAAGTSGVLLRKVNGTAIVQLPSKQQVQVLETCMVTVGRVSNVDHNKRIIGKAGRNRWLGIRPSSGLWQRKGGWAGRKIKPLPPMKVYINLPSVSAS; encoded by the exons ATGGCGCTGTCGTGTCTAACTCGAGCCCTGCGCTCCCTGACTCTCTCCCAGCCCGCATTGGTCTCCTCTCAG GCAGCTGCGTGGAGTAAGCTGGGAGTTCAGGTGCCCAGTAGTGCGGTGATCCAGTGCAGAGGCTTCCTCACCACAGCCTCTCTGGAGCAGAACAGGGTCAGATGGAAGCAGAGGGAGAAGTACACCATCAGGCCTATCGGAAtgaaaaagacaggaggcagagATCACACAG GAAGAATACGTACACACGGCATTGGCGGTGGTCACAAACAAAGATACCGGTGGGTAGACTTCCATCGTCTACGGTATGAAGCCAACAAAGAGGGCCACCCTTTTGAGGAGAAGGTTATTGAAGTGCGATACGACCCGTGCAG GTCTGCTGATATCGCCCTGGTAGCTGGAGGTGAGCGAAAAAGATGGATCATTGCAACAGAGAACATGCAGGCTGGAGACATCATTAAAACATCTGGGGTTATTGGACGCATGGCAG TTTCGGCCAATGAGGGAGATGCTTACCCGCTGGGGGCTCTTCCTGTGGGGACGCTGGTGAACAACCTGGAGGTACAACCTGGGAAGGGATCAGAGTATATCCGGGCTGCAG GCACGAGCGGCGTTTTGCTTCGTAAAGTAAATGGAACGGCAATCGTTCAGCTTCCTTCAAAGCAGCAGGTTCAG GTGCTGGAGACTTGCATGGTCACAGTGGGACGCGTCTCCAACGTCGACCACAATAAACGGATCATCGGCAAAGCCGGGCGCAATCGTTGGCTGGGCATCCGCCCTTCCAGCGGCTTGTGGCAGAGGAAGGGAGGCTGGGCAGGGCGCAAGATTAAACCGCTGCCTCCGATGAAGGTCTACATCAACCTGCCCTCAGTCTCAGCGAGCTAA
- the klc1b gene encoding kinesin light chain 1b isoform X2 produces MSTMVYPREEKLEKLSQEEIISNTKLVIQGLEALKNEHNSILHSLLETIKCLKKDEEANLVHEKSNLLRKSVEMIELGLGEAQVMMALSNHLNAVESEKQKLRAQVRRLCQENQWLRDELANTQQKLQKSEQSVAQLEEEKKHLEFMNQLKKYDEDVSPTEEKDRETPKDSLDDLFPNDEEEHGQGMQHQHNSAAVVAAQQGGYEIPARLRTLHNLVIQYASQGRYEVAVPLCKQALEDLEKTSGHDHPDVATMLNILALVYRDQNKYKEAAHLLNDALSIREKTLGKDHPAVAATLNNLAVLYGKRGKYKEAEPLCKRALEIREKVLGKDHPDVAKQLNNLALLCQNQGKYEEVEYYYCRALEIYESRLGPDDPNVAKTKNNLASCFLKQGKYKEAEILYKEILTRAHEKEFGSVDADNKPIWMHAEEREESKGRHRDNTPYGEYGGWYKACKVNSPTVNTTLRNLGALYRRQGKLEAAETLEECAARSRKQGIDPIHQTRVVEILKDTEGDRRKSRDSLTSVKYESGSETGEEVSMGVEWNGDGSGTLYRSGSLGKLRDVLRRSSEMLVKKLQGNVPPEPRSTNMKRASSLNYLNKSSDETFQNRGGSYFRESRGLSSSTVDLYSGN; encoded by the exons ATGTCCACCATGGTGTACCCACGGgaagagaagctggagaagcTTTCTCAGGAGGAGATCATCTCGAACACAAAGCTCGTGATCCAGGGTCTCGAAGCCCTGAAGAACGAGCATAACTCCATCCTTCACAGCCTCCTGGAGACCATCAAGTGCCTAAAGAAGGATGAAGAGGCCAACCTGGTGCACGAGAAGTCCAATCTTCTCCGCAAGTCAGTGGAGATGATTGAACTGGGCTTGGGAGAAGCACAG GTGATGATGGCCCTGTCCAACCACTTGAACGCGGTGGAGTCGGAAAAGCAGAAGCTGCGCGCACAGGTGAGGAGGCTTTGCCAGGAGAACCAGTGGTTGCGGGATGAGCTGGCCAACACCCAGCAGAAGCTGCAGAAGAGTGAACAGAGCGTGGCCCAGctggaagaggagaagaagcaCCTGGAGTTTATGAACCAGCTCAAAAAATACGATGAAGATGTCTCACCCACT gaggagaaagacagagaaacacCAAAGGACTCCCTGGATGACCTCTTCCCCAATGATGAGGAGGAGCACGGCCAAGGAA TGCAGCACCAACATAACAGTGCAGCCGTGGTCGCAGCCCAGCAGGGAGGCTATGAGATCCCAGCACGTCTGAGAACCTTGCACAACCTGGTCATCCAGTATGCCTCTCAGGGCAGGTACGAGGTGGCCGTGCCCCTGTGCAAGCAAGCTTTGGAGGACCTGGAGAAGACCTCTGGGCATGATCACCCTGATGTGGCCACCATGCTCAATATCTTGGCTTTGGTGTATAG GGATCAGAATAAATACAAAGAGGCAGCCCATCTGCTCAACGATGCTCTATCCATCCGTGAGAAAACCCTGGGCAAGGACCATCCTGCT gttGCTGCAACCCTGAATAACTTGGCCGTGCTGTATGGAAAGAGAGGGAAGTACAAGGAGGCCGAGCCTCTGTGTAAGAGAGCTCTAGAGATCAGAGAAAAG GTCCTGGGGAAGGACCACCCAGATGTGGCCAAACAGCTGAACAACCTGGCCCTGTTGTGTCAGAATCAGGGCAAATATGAGGAGGTGGAATATTACTACTGTCGTGCCCTGGAGATCTACGAGTCCAGGCTGGGCCCAGATGATCCAAATGTGGCCAAAACCAAGAACAACCTG GCATCCTGCTTTCTCAAACAGGGGAAATACAAGGAGGCTGAGATTCTCTACAAAGAGATCCTGACTCGTGCTCATGAGAAAGAATTTGGATCTGTTGATG ctgacAACAAGCCCATCTGGATGCACGCCGAGGAAAGGGAGGAGAGCAAG GGCAGGCACCGAGACAATACTCCATACGGAGAGTACGGAGGCTGGTACAAGGCCTGCAAAGTCAATAG CCCTACAGTAAACACCACCTTGAGGAACCTGGGGGCTCTGTACCGCCGCCAGGGCAAGCTAGAAGCTGCTGAGACCCTGGAAGAGTGCGCTGCGAGGTCTCGCAAGCAG GGCATCGACCCCATCCACCAGACACGTGTGGTGGAGATCCTGAAAGACACAGAGGGCGACAGGCGGAAGAGCAGGGACAGTCTCACCAGCGTTAAGTATGAGAGCGGCTCTGAGACCGGCGAGGAAGTGAGTATGGGCGTGGAGTGGAACGGG gatGGCAGTGGAACCCTCTATCGCAGCGGCTCTCTGGGGAAGCTCAGGGATGTTTTGCGTCGCAGCAGCGAGATGCTGGTGAAGAAACTGCAGGGCAACGTACCGCCTGAACCTCGCAGCACCAA TATGAAGCGAGCCTCTTCCTTGAATTATCTGAACAAATCCAGCGACGAAACGTTCCAG AATCGAGGGGGCAGTTATTTCAGGGAGAGCCGGGGGCTCAGCTCCAGCACTGTGGATCTCTACTCTGGAAACTGA
- the klc1b gene encoding kinesin light chain 1b isoform X1, producing the protein MSTMVYPREEKLEKLSQEEIISNTKLVIQGLEALKNEHNSILHSLLETIKCLKKDEEANLVHEKSNLLRKSVEMIELGLGEAQVMMALSNHLNAVESEKQKLRAQVRRLCQENQWLRDELANTQQKLQKSEQSVAQLEEEKKHLEFMNQLKKYDEDVSPTQEEKDRETPKDSLDDLFPNDEEEHGQGMQHQHNSAAVVAAQQGGYEIPARLRTLHNLVIQYASQGRYEVAVPLCKQALEDLEKTSGHDHPDVATMLNILALVYRDQNKYKEAAHLLNDALSIREKTLGKDHPAVAATLNNLAVLYGKRGKYKEAEPLCKRALEIREKVLGKDHPDVAKQLNNLALLCQNQGKYEEVEYYYCRALEIYESRLGPDDPNVAKTKNNLASCFLKQGKYKEAEILYKEILTRAHEKEFGSVDADNKPIWMHAEEREESKGRHRDNTPYGEYGGWYKACKVNSPTVNTTLRNLGALYRRQGKLEAAETLEECAARSRKQGIDPIHQTRVVEILKDTEGDRRKSRDSLTSVKYESGSETGEEVSMGVEWNGDGSGTLYRSGSLGKLRDVLRRSSEMLVKKLQGNVPPEPRSTNMKRASSLNYLNKSSDETFQNRGGSYFRESRGLSSSTVDLYSGN; encoded by the exons ATGTCCACCATGGTGTACCCACGGgaagagaagctggagaagcTTTCTCAGGAGGAGATCATCTCGAACACAAAGCTCGTGATCCAGGGTCTCGAAGCCCTGAAGAACGAGCATAACTCCATCCTTCACAGCCTCCTGGAGACCATCAAGTGCCTAAAGAAGGATGAAGAGGCCAACCTGGTGCACGAGAAGTCCAATCTTCTCCGCAAGTCAGTGGAGATGATTGAACTGGGCTTGGGAGAAGCACAG GTGATGATGGCCCTGTCCAACCACTTGAACGCGGTGGAGTCGGAAAAGCAGAAGCTGCGCGCACAGGTGAGGAGGCTTTGCCAGGAGAACCAGTGGTTGCGGGATGAGCTGGCCAACACCCAGCAGAAGCTGCAGAAGAGTGAACAGAGCGTGGCCCAGctggaagaggagaagaagcaCCTGGAGTTTATGAACCAGCTCAAAAAATACGATGAAGATGTCTCACCCACT caggaggagaaagacagagaaacacCAAAGGACTCCCTGGATGACCTCTTCCCCAATGATGAGGAGGAGCACGGCCAAGGAA TGCAGCACCAACATAACAGTGCAGCCGTGGTCGCAGCCCAGCAGGGAGGCTATGAGATCCCAGCACGTCTGAGAACCTTGCACAACCTGGTCATCCAGTATGCCTCTCAGGGCAGGTACGAGGTGGCCGTGCCCCTGTGCAAGCAAGCTTTGGAGGACCTGGAGAAGACCTCTGGGCATGATCACCCTGATGTGGCCACCATGCTCAATATCTTGGCTTTGGTGTATAG GGATCAGAATAAATACAAAGAGGCAGCCCATCTGCTCAACGATGCTCTATCCATCCGTGAGAAAACCCTGGGCAAGGACCATCCTGCT gttGCTGCAACCCTGAATAACTTGGCCGTGCTGTATGGAAAGAGAGGGAAGTACAAGGAGGCCGAGCCTCTGTGTAAGAGAGCTCTAGAGATCAGAGAAAAG GTCCTGGGGAAGGACCACCCAGATGTGGCCAAACAGCTGAACAACCTGGCCCTGTTGTGTCAGAATCAGGGCAAATATGAGGAGGTGGAATATTACTACTGTCGTGCCCTGGAGATCTACGAGTCCAGGCTGGGCCCAGATGATCCAAATGTGGCCAAAACCAAGAACAACCTG GCATCCTGCTTTCTCAAACAGGGGAAATACAAGGAGGCTGAGATTCTCTACAAAGAGATCCTGACTCGTGCTCATGAGAAAGAATTTGGATCTGTTGATG ctgacAACAAGCCCATCTGGATGCACGCCGAGGAAAGGGAGGAGAGCAAG GGCAGGCACCGAGACAATACTCCATACGGAGAGTACGGAGGCTGGTACAAGGCCTGCAAAGTCAATAG CCCTACAGTAAACACCACCTTGAGGAACCTGGGGGCTCTGTACCGCCGCCAGGGCAAGCTAGAAGCTGCTGAGACCCTGGAAGAGTGCGCTGCGAGGTCTCGCAAGCAG GGCATCGACCCCATCCACCAGACACGTGTGGTGGAGATCCTGAAAGACACAGAGGGCGACAGGCGGAAGAGCAGGGACAGTCTCACCAGCGTTAAGTATGAGAGCGGCTCTGAGACCGGCGAGGAAGTGAGTATGGGCGTGGAGTGGAACGGG gatGGCAGTGGAACCCTCTATCGCAGCGGCTCTCTGGGGAAGCTCAGGGATGTTTTGCGTCGCAGCAGCGAGATGCTGGTGAAGAAACTGCAGGGCAACGTACCGCCTGAACCTCGCAGCACCAA TATGAAGCGAGCCTCTTCCTTGAATTATCTGAACAAATCCAGCGACGAAACGTTCCAG AATCGAGGGGGCAGTTATTTCAGGGAGAGCCGGGGGCTCAGCTCCAGCACTGTGGATCTCTACTCTGGAAACTGA
- the klc1b gene encoding kinesin light chain 1b isoform X4 encodes MSTMVYPREEKLEKLSQEEIISNTKLVIQGLEALKNEHNSILHSLLETIKCLKKDEEANLVHEKSNLLRKSVEMIELGLGEAQVMMALSNHLNAVESEKQKLRAQVRRLCQENQWLRDELANTQQKLQKSEQSVAQLEEEKKHLEFMNQLKKYDEDVSPTQEEKDRETPKDSLDDLFPNDEEEHGQGMQHQHNSAAVVAAQQGGYEIPARLRTLHNLVIQYASQGRYEVAVPLCKQALEDLEKTSGHDHPDVATMLNILALVYRDQNKYKEAAHLLNDALSIREKTLGKDHPAVAATLNNLAVLYGKRGKYKEAEPLCKRALEIREKVLGKDHPDVAKQLNNLALLCQNQGKYEEVEYYYCRALEIYESRLGPDDPNVAKTKNNLASCFLKQGKYKEAEILYKEILTRAHEKEFGSVDADNKPIWMHAEEREESKGRHRDNTPYGEYGGWYKACKVNSPTVNTTLRNLGALYRRQGKLEAAETLEECAARSRKQGIDPIHQTRVVEILKDTEGDRRKSRDSLTSVKYESGSETGEEA; translated from the exons ATGTCCACCATGGTGTACCCACGGgaagagaagctggagaagcTTTCTCAGGAGGAGATCATCTCGAACACAAAGCTCGTGATCCAGGGTCTCGAAGCCCTGAAGAACGAGCATAACTCCATCCTTCACAGCCTCCTGGAGACCATCAAGTGCCTAAAGAAGGATGAAGAGGCCAACCTGGTGCACGAGAAGTCCAATCTTCTCCGCAAGTCAGTGGAGATGATTGAACTGGGCTTGGGAGAAGCACAG GTGATGATGGCCCTGTCCAACCACTTGAACGCGGTGGAGTCGGAAAAGCAGAAGCTGCGCGCACAGGTGAGGAGGCTTTGCCAGGAGAACCAGTGGTTGCGGGATGAGCTGGCCAACACCCAGCAGAAGCTGCAGAAGAGTGAACAGAGCGTGGCCCAGctggaagaggagaagaagcaCCTGGAGTTTATGAACCAGCTCAAAAAATACGATGAAGATGTCTCACCCACT caggaggagaaagacagagaaacacCAAAGGACTCCCTGGATGACCTCTTCCCCAATGATGAGGAGGAGCACGGCCAAGGAA TGCAGCACCAACATAACAGTGCAGCCGTGGTCGCAGCCCAGCAGGGAGGCTATGAGATCCCAGCACGTCTGAGAACCTTGCACAACCTGGTCATCCAGTATGCCTCTCAGGGCAGGTACGAGGTGGCCGTGCCCCTGTGCAAGCAAGCTTTGGAGGACCTGGAGAAGACCTCTGGGCATGATCACCCTGATGTGGCCACCATGCTCAATATCTTGGCTTTGGTGTATAG GGATCAGAATAAATACAAAGAGGCAGCCCATCTGCTCAACGATGCTCTATCCATCCGTGAGAAAACCCTGGGCAAGGACCATCCTGCT gttGCTGCAACCCTGAATAACTTGGCCGTGCTGTATGGAAAGAGAGGGAAGTACAAGGAGGCCGAGCCTCTGTGTAAGAGAGCTCTAGAGATCAGAGAAAAG GTCCTGGGGAAGGACCACCCAGATGTGGCCAAACAGCTGAACAACCTGGCCCTGTTGTGTCAGAATCAGGGCAAATATGAGGAGGTGGAATATTACTACTGTCGTGCCCTGGAGATCTACGAGTCCAGGCTGGGCCCAGATGATCCAAATGTGGCCAAAACCAAGAACAACCTG GCATCCTGCTTTCTCAAACAGGGGAAATACAAGGAGGCTGAGATTCTCTACAAAGAGATCCTGACTCGTGCTCATGAGAAAGAATTTGGATCTGTTGATG ctgacAACAAGCCCATCTGGATGCACGCCGAGGAAAGGGAGGAGAGCAAG GGCAGGCACCGAGACAATACTCCATACGGAGAGTACGGAGGCTGGTACAAGGCCTGCAAAGTCAATAG CCCTACAGTAAACACCACCTTGAGGAACCTGGGGGCTCTGTACCGCCGCCAGGGCAAGCTAGAAGCTGCTGAGACCCTGGAAGAGTGCGCTGCGAGGTCTCGCAAGCAG GGCATCGACCCCATCCACCAGACACGTGTGGTGGAGATCCTGAAAGACACAGAGGGCGACAGGCGGAAGAGCAGGGACAGTCTCACCAGCGTTAAGTATGAGAGCGGCTCTGAGACCGGCGAGGAA GCCTAA
- the klc1b gene encoding kinesin light chain 1b isoform X3, which translates to MSTMVYPREEKLEKLSQEEIISNTKLVIQGLEALKNEHNSILHSLLETIKCLKKDEEANLVHEKSNLLRKSVEMIELGLGEAQVMMALSNHLNAVESEKQKLRAQVRRLCQENQWLRDELANTQQKLQKSEQSVAQLEEEKKHLEFMNQLKKYDEDVSPTQEEKDRETPKDSLDDLFPNDEEEHGQGMQHQHNSAAVVAAQQGGYEIPARLRTLHNLVIQYASQGRYEVAVPLCKQALEDLEKTSGHDHPDVATMLNILALVYRDQNKYKEAAHLLNDALSIREKTLGKDHPAVAATLNNLAVLYGKRGKYKEAEPLCKRALEIREKVLGKDHPDVAKQLNNLALLCQNQGKYEEVEYYYCRALEIYESRLGPDDPNVAKTKNNLASCFLKQGKYKEAEILYKEILTRAHEKEFGSVDADNKPIWMHAEEREESKGRHRDNTPYGEYGGWYKACKVNSPTVNTTLRNLGALYRRQGKLEAAETLEECAARSRKQGIDPIHQTRVVEILKDTEGDRRKSRDSLTSVKYESGSETGEEVSMGVEWNGVSTNPLWLSQHVRWPLWKNEAVLVISQRGCTGTGRSE; encoded by the exons ATGTCCACCATGGTGTACCCACGGgaagagaagctggagaagcTTTCTCAGGAGGAGATCATCTCGAACACAAAGCTCGTGATCCAGGGTCTCGAAGCCCTGAAGAACGAGCATAACTCCATCCTTCACAGCCTCCTGGAGACCATCAAGTGCCTAAAGAAGGATGAAGAGGCCAACCTGGTGCACGAGAAGTCCAATCTTCTCCGCAAGTCAGTGGAGATGATTGAACTGGGCTTGGGAGAAGCACAG GTGATGATGGCCCTGTCCAACCACTTGAACGCGGTGGAGTCGGAAAAGCAGAAGCTGCGCGCACAGGTGAGGAGGCTTTGCCAGGAGAACCAGTGGTTGCGGGATGAGCTGGCCAACACCCAGCAGAAGCTGCAGAAGAGTGAACAGAGCGTGGCCCAGctggaagaggagaagaagcaCCTGGAGTTTATGAACCAGCTCAAAAAATACGATGAAGATGTCTCACCCACT caggaggagaaagacagagaaacacCAAAGGACTCCCTGGATGACCTCTTCCCCAATGATGAGGAGGAGCACGGCCAAGGAA TGCAGCACCAACATAACAGTGCAGCCGTGGTCGCAGCCCAGCAGGGAGGCTATGAGATCCCAGCACGTCTGAGAACCTTGCACAACCTGGTCATCCAGTATGCCTCTCAGGGCAGGTACGAGGTGGCCGTGCCCCTGTGCAAGCAAGCTTTGGAGGACCTGGAGAAGACCTCTGGGCATGATCACCCTGATGTGGCCACCATGCTCAATATCTTGGCTTTGGTGTATAG GGATCAGAATAAATACAAAGAGGCAGCCCATCTGCTCAACGATGCTCTATCCATCCGTGAGAAAACCCTGGGCAAGGACCATCCTGCT gttGCTGCAACCCTGAATAACTTGGCCGTGCTGTATGGAAAGAGAGGGAAGTACAAGGAGGCCGAGCCTCTGTGTAAGAGAGCTCTAGAGATCAGAGAAAAG GTCCTGGGGAAGGACCACCCAGATGTGGCCAAACAGCTGAACAACCTGGCCCTGTTGTGTCAGAATCAGGGCAAATATGAGGAGGTGGAATATTACTACTGTCGTGCCCTGGAGATCTACGAGTCCAGGCTGGGCCCAGATGATCCAAATGTGGCCAAAACCAAGAACAACCTG GCATCCTGCTTTCTCAAACAGGGGAAATACAAGGAGGCTGAGATTCTCTACAAAGAGATCCTGACTCGTGCTCATGAGAAAGAATTTGGATCTGTTGATG ctgacAACAAGCCCATCTGGATGCACGCCGAGGAAAGGGAGGAGAGCAAG GGCAGGCACCGAGACAATACTCCATACGGAGAGTACGGAGGCTGGTACAAGGCCTGCAAAGTCAATAG CCCTACAGTAAACACCACCTTGAGGAACCTGGGGGCTCTGTACCGCCGCCAGGGCAAGCTAGAAGCTGCTGAGACCCTGGAAGAGTGCGCTGCGAGGTCTCGCAAGCAG GGCATCGACCCCATCCACCAGACACGTGTGGTGGAGATCCTGAAAGACACAGAGGGCGACAGGCGGAAGAGCAGGGACAGTCTCACCAGCGTTAAGTATGAGAGCGGCTCTGAGACCGGCGAGGAAGTGAGTATGGGCGTGGAGTGGAACGGGGTGAGTACAAATCCACTATGGTTGAGTCAACATGTCCGCTGGCCTCTCTGGAAAAACGAGGCTGTGTTGGTAATATCACAGAGAGGGTGTACTGGTACAGGACGCTCAGAATAA